AACGTGCTGGCAGGCGAACTCTGGTTGACGGTCGAGGGTGATGCCGACGATTACTGGCTCGCACCGGGCGAGTCGTTCGAACTGAAGCGCGGCGCGGTCGCGTGGATGAGCGCAGGGCGTGACGGCGTGCGGCTCTCGCTGACGGTGGCGAGCGGCCCGTCCGATACGGTGCGCGTCGAACGGCGCCGCACGCCGCGCTTTACCTGGATGCCGCGCTGGCTGCTCACGGCCTGAACCGCTGACGGCTCTCGTGTCGGTCAGTCCTGCTCAGTCCGCTTCGTACGCGCCGATGTATCTGGCGCGCGGACGGATCAGGCGCCCGTCGCTGGTCTGCTCCATCGCGTGCGCAATCCAGCCCGTCACGCGGCCGACCGCGAACAGCGTGAAGGCCGCGCCGGCGGGCAGACCGAGCACGCGTTCGATGGCCGCGAGCGCATAGTCGACGGTCGGCGCGGCGCCCGTCGTGTCGCGCACGGTGCGGGCGAGCCGTTGCACATCCGCGAGCGGCGAACGGCTGGGTGCGCATTCGTCGAGCAGATCGAGCAGCAGTCGCGCGCGCGGATCGCCGTCCGGATACAGCGGATGACCGAAACCCGAAATCACCGGTCCCGGCGCGCTTTGTTCATGATGCGCGAGGCGAGTCGCCAGATAGCGGTCGAGATCGGCGGCGCGCGCGGCTTCGTCGAACAGTGCCGCGACGCGTGCCGTTTCCCCTCCATGCCTCGGCCCCGATAGCGCAGCAAGTCCGCCCGCGACCGCTCCGAACAGATGCGTGCCCGTCGACGTGATGCAGCGTACGGTGAACGTCGACGCATTCAGTTCATGATCCGCGCACGCGACGAGCGCCGCTCTCAACAGATTGATCTGCGCGCGGTTGCGCACGCCCCATGCGCCGGCGAGTTGCTTGTGAAGCGGTTCGTTCGACGGCGCCGTCGAAATCATCGCGCCCGCGAGCAGCCGCAGCAGCGCGCAGGCGTTGTCGAGTTGCGCGTCGCGGCCGAGCGCCCAGACACGCGGCATCTGCGCGGCAGCGGCGGGCAGCAGCACCAGCGCGCGATCGAGCGGCGCGCTGTCGCTCCAGAGCTTGAGCCACGCCGACCATTGCGCGGCGGCGAGCGGCGCGGCGGGCGCGTCGGCGATGCGTCGCGCGCTGCATTCCCACAGCAACGCCGCTACTTCTTCCAGCGTCGCCGTGCGCGCGAGTTCGATCGCGTCGCGGCCGCGATACAACAGTTTGCCGTCGGCGATCAGCGTGATCGACGATTCGAGCACGGGCACGCCCCAGTCCAGCACCTTCTGCGCGACCTTGCCGGCGCGCTTGCCGTCTTCCTTGCGGCGCGCGAGACGCCGCACTTCGTCGGCGTCGTAGAGACGCCGCTTGCTGTTCGCGTCCGGCGCAGAGCGCAGCATGCCCCGGCTGACGTACGCGTAGAGCGTCGTGACGCTGATGCCGAGCATCGCGGCGGCTTCGTCGGCGGATAGGTAGCGTGTAGTGGACATATCGGGGAGCGAAAGCCAAACAAATGAATATATATTGATTATATGAATCAAGATTGATCGTGGCGAGTCGCAATCCTAGACTGAGGCACGTCTCCTCTCCAGGAAGTCTGCTCGCTATGACGCCCCAGCTCGCTCTCGATCATCTGTGGTCCGTTGCCGGCTGCGATCCGGCCTTGCTCGAATATGTGTCGATGGAGGGCAACGATCCGTCGCTGCCGTCCGTGTTTCGCGTCGGGACGCTGGCGAGCGCGTCGATTGCCGCGATGGCGCTCGCCGCCGCCGATTGCTTCCGCCTGCGCGCGGGCCGCATGCAACGCGTCGACGTGAACGTGCGACGCGCGCTGATCGCGTTTCGCAGCGAGCGGTATCTGCGTGTGAACGATGGCTTGCCGCAGGAGTTGCGTCATCCTGTGACGGGTTTTTATGCGACGCGCGATGGTCGATGGATCCAGTTGCACACGAATTTTCCGCATCATCTGCAGGGCGTGCTGAAGGTGCTCGGCTGCGACGGCGATCCTGGCGCGGTCGCCGAAGCGATTCGTAACTGGGACGGCGCGAAGCTCGATCAGACGCTCGCCGATGCCGGCCTGTGCGCCGCGCTGATCCGCTCGCCGCGCGAATGGGCGGCGCTGGATCAGGCGAAGGCGATCGCGAATCTGCCGCTGTTCGAAATCGAGCGGATCGGCGATGCGCCGCCCGAAGCGCCCGGACGCGGCGAGGCGCTGCGGCCGCTCGCGGGGACTCGGGTGCTCGATCTGTCGCGCATCATCGCGGGACCGGTGGCGGGACGCGCGCTCGCGCAGCATGGCGCGGACGTTCTGTTGATCAACGGTCCGCATCTGCCGAACATCGCGCCGCTCGTCATCGACAACGGACGTGGCAAGCGCTCGGCAACGCTTGATTTACGCGAACTCAAGGCGCGCGAACAGCTACAGGCGCTCGCGAGCAAGGCCGATGTGTTTCTCCAGGCGTACCGTCCCGGTTCGCTTGCCGCGCGCGGTTTCGATCCCGAGACGCTGGCGCGCGTCAGGCCCGGCATCGTCTGCGTGTCGATTTCGGCTTACGGCCACGCGGGGCCATGGGCGATGCGGCGCGGCTTCGACAGCCTCGTGCAGTCGGCGAGCGGTATCGCGTACACAGAGAGCCGCGCGGCAGGCGTCGACGGGCCGAAGCACCTGCCGTGTCAGGCGCTCGATCACGCGACGGGTTATCTCGCCGCGTTCGGCGCGATGGTCGCGCTCGCGCGGCGTGCGCAGGAAGGCGGCAGCTGGCACGTGCGGCTGTCGCTGGCGCAAACGGGCCGCTGGCTGCAATCGATGGGGCAGATCGAGGACGGCTGGCGCGTGCCGGACGTCACCTATGAAAACGTGCAGGATGGTTTGCACGACGTCGATTCGCCGTTTGGCCGCGTGCGCGCGGCGGCGCCCGCCGAGTTGATGTCGGAGACGCCCGCGTTTTATGCGCGGCCGCCTGTGCCGATCGGTACTGACGCGGCGCGCTGGGAAACCTAAGCGCTGGCGTCTACTTGCGCAGTTCCGCGACGAAATCGTAGTAGTCGTTGCGGCAGTAGGTATCGGTGAGTTCGATCGCGCGCTGGTCGGCCGTGTAGCCGACGCGCGTGATCAGCAGCAGTGCGTCGTTCGGCGCGATGCTCATCTGCTGCGCGATCTCGTCGCTCGCGTTGACGGCGCGGAAGTGCTGCAACGCCCGAACGATAGTCAGTCCTTTCTGTTCGAGATACGTGTACAGCGAATCGCCGATTGCCTGCGGATCGGGAATCACAGAAGCCGGGAAGGTCGAATTCTCGACGGCCATCACGATGCCGTCCGCGAGGCGCAGCCGGCGCAGCCGCGTGACGGCGGCAGCGGGCGACAGTCCCAATTGGATCACTTCATCGCGATTGGCGGGCACGATCTCGCGCGACAGCCATTGCGAACTCGGCGTGAAGCCGCGCCGGCGCAGCATTTCGCTGAAGCTCGACAGACGAGACAGCGGATCTTCATAGCGCGGCGTGATGAAACTGCCTGCGCCTTGCGAACGTCGGATCAAGCCCTGTTCGACGAGCAGCGCAATCGCCTTGCGCGCCGTGATGCGCGACACGCCGAGCGCATCCGACAACACACGTTCCGACGGCAGCGCTTCGCCGGCGTTCCAGCGGTTCTCATGGATAGCGGTGCCGAGCTTGCGGGCGAGCTGAAGATACAGCGGCGTATCGTTTTCCGGGTCCGGGCGCAGATCGCGCCAACGGTCTTCCGAGGCTGGGTTCATGTGACGGACGCAAGTAGGGCAAGCGGCAATTCTATGACATTGGCGCGCGGCGTTATAGCGGGGTTTTGCCGGGACACGGATGCGTGTCGCGAACCGGCGCTACACTCGCTGGACGAGCCGCTGCATCGATAGCTACCCGGCGGCGCATCTTCAGAACACCATTAACGAGGACGCAACCATGACGAACGACATCGCCAGCGTGACGCTGCCCGACGGCGAACGCATTCCGAAACTCGGGCAGGGCACGTGGGAGATGGGCGAGCATCCGTCGCGCCGCAAGGCCGAAATCGAGGCAGTGCGCGGCGGCATCGAACTCGGCATGACGCTGATCGATACGGCCGAAATGTACGGCGAAGGCGCGACGGAATCGCTGCTCGGCGAAGCGCTGCACGGACTTCGCGACGAGGTGTTTCTGGTCAGCAAGGTCTATCCGCACAACGCGAGCAAGCGTGGTGTGCAGCATGCGTGCGAGCAGTCGTTGAGGCGACTGAAGACCGATCGCATCGATCTGTATCTGCTGCACTGGCGCGGCTCGGTGCCGCTCGAAGAGACGGTCGCGGGCTTCGAGGCGTTGCGGCGCGACGGCAAGATTCGTCACTGGGGCGTGAGCAACTTCGACGTCGACGATATGGAAGAACTCGTCGATGTGGCGGACGGCGATGCCTGCGCGACAAACCAGATTCTCTACAACGTCGCGCGGCGCGGATCGGAATTCGATCTGCTGCCGTGGCTCGCGGACCGCAAGATGCCCGCGATGGCCTACAGTCCCGTCGATCACGCACGCCTGCCGAAGCGCTCGCCGCTCGACGATATCGCCGCTCGGCATGGCGTGTCGGTGATTCAGGTTGCGCTGGCGTGGGTGCTGCGGCAACCCGAGGTGTTCGCGATTCCGAAGTCAGGACGCATCGAGCATGTGCGCGACAACCGTCGCGCGCTCGACCTGCAGCTTTCCGCCGACGACCTCGCCGCCATCGATACGCACTTTCGGCCGCCGCGCAGCAAGCGGCCGCTCGAGATGCTTTGAGCGGCGCTTCGGGTCACGTGCGTAGGTGTCGATTCAGTCGCACGCGTGATGCATATGCACCGAACCGAGCACGGCGACTTCGGCGGGCGTGCGCTTGAGCGAATCGGCGTTGACCTGGCCGGCGTCCTGAACGAATTCATCGACGATCGTCGAGACGGGCACGTCGCGCAGACACAGTGACACGCGCTGCGTTTCCTTCGCCGACAGCGACGTGCGCTGGCTCAGAAACAGCACGCCGTACTGATAGCCGTGGATGATGCCGCGCACTGCGCCGACGCATTGGCCATGCGCGACGTTGTCGGACTTCTGCTGGCAGGCTTGCGCAAGCGAATACGCGGAGAAGGTGGGATCGACGGGAGGGGCGGCTTGCGTTTGTGCCGCGTTTTGTGGTGCATTCTGCGCCTGAGCCAGCGACGCGCCACCGACCAGCGAAGCCATCAGCAGGCACGACGCGATGCGTGCAACGGGGCGGGGGAAGTGTCGTTGCATGTAGGAGGCCTCATATCGAACGTGGAATAGATAGGAGGCGGGCGGGGCGGTTTGGTTCCGGTGCGCGGCTTTTCGCGCGCGATGTTCGATTGCTCTTGCGGTGAGTGCGCATGGGCATCGTGAAGTTGATGCATATCGGCCCTTGGGCGGTGACGTCCGACCGGGGGATCGGAACGTCACCGCCGACGACGGCCAGACAGCGTCTCTATGCTGCGGGATGGCTGACGTGGGAGAACGGCGCGGGGGCGCGCCGTCCGCCGGATCTAATGTCCGTTGCCGCCGCCGTGACCGCCGCCCGAGCCGGAGCCTCCGCCGTAGCCACCGCCTTTGCCGAAGCCGCCGCCGAAACCGCCGCCGAAGCCACCGCTACCAAAGCCACCACCGAAGCCGCCACTGCCGAAGCCGCCGCCAGGTCCGCCGTGACCGCTGCCGCCACAACCGCAACCACCGTTGCCGCCGCCGCCGCCGTTACCACCGCCGCCGTTACCACCGCCGCCGTTACCACCGCCGCCGTTACCACCGCCACCGTTACCGCCGCCGCCGTTGCCACCGCCGCCGTTACCACCGCCGCCGTTACCACCACCGCCGTTACCACCGCCGCCATTACCACCGCCGCCATTACCGCCACCGCCGTTACCGCCGCCGCCGTTACCACCGCCACCGCTACCACCGCCACCGCTACCGCCGCCACCGCTACCGCCGCCGCCGTTACTGCCGCCGCCGTTACTGCCGCCGCCGTTACCGCCACTGCCACCACCACCAAACCCGCCACCTGAACCACCGCTCGAACCCGCCGCGGCCCCAAAGCCCCCACCGCCCGAACCTCCGCCGGACGATCCCGACGATCCCGACGATCCCGCAGACCCCGACGCACCCGCCCCAGCCGCCCCCGCACTAGCGCCACTGCTAGCCCTTCCGCCGCTGGGCGAGCAGTTGCCTGCATTGCCGATACATGTTCGAAGGAGAAAGACGGATGACGCATCATCGGCGGCCGTCGTCGCGCCGGCTTCCGCGCCCATCGACCCAGCGTCGCCGTGCGCCGGTTGCGTCGCAGCCGACGCGCCGCTGGCAGGCAGTGGCGCATCGGCTGTAACGATCCACTTCGGGATCACGTCGTCCGTGGATGCGGCCTGAACGGATTGAGCCGCCATGAAAGCCCCCGCGCCAACCACAAGGGTTGCCGTACCCCGTATTGCCTTGTAGTAGTACGTATTAATTATGCCGGTCTTCATCGCACCTCTCCCGACGAAACGACGCCCCCGCAGCCGTCATCCCGTGTTCACTGCTTATCGCGTTGTTCTGTGCCGGGCCGATCGGCAGCGGGCGAGCTTTTGTTGCTCTTCGTAGTCGCGGCGCGTGCCGTTATCCGTGGCACGTCGCGCGCTCCTGCCTCCCTTCCCGCCGCCTGCGGCTTCTTGTTTCTGCGTAACGTTCGACATCGAACGTGGGATCGACTGTCTTTTCTTTGCGCCGTTGCGTCGTTCGTGTACCGGCGCGAAGTCCCGGAGCTCAAGGTTTTTGTCGATCCCGACGCAACCCCATGCGTGAGCGTCATTTAGCGATAAACATGCCATTGCGCGCAGACGCCCGCCGCACGTGGCATTTGCGTGACCGCCATTTCGCGCACGCTGTAAAACGCGAGAAAAACGTTTCGGACCTGAAACGCGCGGGTCGAAACACGGCGTTTTTCGTTTCAACGCGCGATGCAGCAGCGAATCGGCAAGCGGGAATCAGTTGCGCCGTTGAAGCACGCGCAGTTCGTCGACGGGGATATGACAGCGGATACGATGACCGTCGCCGGCATCGGTGGAGGGCGGATCCTGCTGCTCGCAGATCGCGCCGAGCTTGCGCGGACAGCGCGTATGAAACACGCAGCCCGACGGCGGCGCGGCAGGACTCGGCAGTTCGCCGGACAGATGGATGCGCTGCCGCTTCGCGTCGGCGGGTGTTTCGCCGTCGTGCAGATCGAGCGTCGGCACCGACGACAGCAGCGCTTCCGTATAAGGATGATGCGGACCGTCGAACACGGCCGCGGCCGGTCCGATCTCGAGCAGGCGCCCCACGTACAGCACGGCGATCCGATCGGACAGATAGCGCACGACGTTCAGATCGTGCGAGATGAACACATAACTCACGCCGCGATCGCGCTGCAGATTGGCGAGCAGATTGAGGATTGCG
This genomic interval from Paraburkholderia sabiae contains the following:
- a CDS encoding GntR family transcriptional regulator is translated as MNPASEDRWRDLRPDPENDTPLYLQLARKLGTAIHENRWNAGEALPSERVLSDALGVSRITARKAIALLVEQGLIRRSQGAGSFITPRYEDPLSRLSSFSEMLRRRGFTPSSQWLSREIVPANRDEVIQLGLSPAAAVTRLRRLRLADGIVMAVENSTFPASVIPDPQAIGDSLYTYLEQKGLTIVRALQHFRAVNASDEIAQQMSIAPNDALLLITRVGYTADQRAIELTDTYCRNDYYDFVAELRK
- a CDS encoding CoA transferase, whose product is MTPQLALDHLWSVAGCDPALLEYVSMEGNDPSLPSVFRVGTLASASIAAMALAAADCFRLRAGRMQRVDVNVRRALIAFRSERYLRVNDGLPQELRHPVTGFYATRDGRWIQLHTNFPHHLQGVLKVLGCDGDPGAVAEAIRNWDGAKLDQTLADAGLCAALIRSPREWAALDQAKAIANLPLFEIERIGDAPPEAPGRGEALRPLAGTRVLDLSRIIAGPVAGRALAQHGADVLLINGPHLPNIAPLVIDNGRGKRSATLDLRELKAREQLQALASKADVFLQAYRPGSLAARGFDPETLARVRPGIVCVSISAYGHAGPWAMRRGFDSLVQSASGIAYTESRAAGVDGPKHLPCQALDHATGYLAAFGAMVALARRAQEGGSWHVRLSLAQTGRWLQSMGQIEDGWRVPDVTYENVQDGLHDVDSPFGRVRAAAPAELMSETPAFYARPPVPIGTDAARWET
- a CDS encoding aldo/keto reductase codes for the protein MTNDIASVTLPDGERIPKLGQGTWEMGEHPSRRKAEIEAVRGGIELGMTLIDTAEMYGEGATESLLGEALHGLRDEVFLVSKVYPHNASKRGVQHACEQSLRRLKTDRIDLYLLHWRGSVPLEETVAGFEALRRDGKIRHWGVSNFDVDDMEELVDVADGDACATNQILYNVARRGSEFDLLPWLADRKMPAMAYSPVDHARLPKRSPLDDIAARHGVSVIQVALAWVLRQPEVFAIPKSGRIEHVRDNRRALDLQLSADDLAAIDTHFRPPRSKRPLEML
- a CDS encoding citrate synthase family protein, yielding MSTTRYLSADEAAAMLGISVTTLYAYVSRGMLRSAPDANSKRRLYDADEVRRLARRKEDGKRAGKVAQKVLDWGVPVLESSITLIADGKLLYRGRDAIELARTATLEEVAALLWECSARRIADAPAAPLAAAQWSAWLKLWSDSAPLDRALVLLPAAAAQMPRVWALGRDAQLDNACALLRLLAGAMISTAPSNEPLHKQLAGAWGVRNRAQINLLRAALVACADHELNASTFTVRCITSTGTHLFGAVAGGLAALSGPRHGGETARVAALFDEAARAADLDRYLATRLAHHEQSAPGPVISGFGHPLYPDGDPRARLLLDLLDECAPSRSPLADVQRLARTVRDTTGAAPTVDYALAAIERVLGLPAGAAFTLFAVGRVTGWIAHAMEQTSDGRLIRPRARYIGAYEAD
- a CDS encoding DUF2917 domain-containing protein, with amino-acid sequence MREIRTFELEHGEPASAWRVAQPLAVNVLAGELWLTVEGDADDYWLAPGESFELKRGAVAWMSAGRDGVRLSLTVASGPSDTVRVERRRTPRFTWMPRWLLTA